GGTAGCCCACTGTTGGGAAAGTGTGAAAACGCAATGGTTGCAACGTGATTCGCTGTTCTCGCGGCAGGTCCGCGCGTGCAGCCAAAAGCCGACGGCGGAGTATCGTTAGGCTTAGCTAAGTTGGCATCTGCCACGGTAGGTGCCTTATCGTTTTCTCCACTTATGGCGTGTGGGACATAGCCGTCGTCCAGTGCTGCACGGAGGCCACCCACGCCGAGCCGGCTTCTTCGTAGAAGCGTGTTGAAGGGCAAGGTGGGAATGGCGCCCAGCAAGGTCGGGCTGTACAACCCCGCATACGAACATGATGCGTGCGGTGTGGCAATGGTGGCAGACATTCACGGTCGCCGCAGCCGGGACATCGTGGACAAGGCCATCACGGCACTGGTGAACCTGGAGCACCGCGGTGCACAGGGCGCCGAGCCGAACACCGGCGACGGCGCCGGCATCCTGCTGCAGGTCCCCGACTCGTTCCTGCGTGAAGTGGTCGACTTCCAGCTCCCGGAGCCCGGCAGCTACGCCACCGGTATGGCATTCCTGCCGCAGTCGTCTCGCGACGCCGCCGCGGCAGCCGAAGCCGTCGAGAAGATCGTCGAGGCCGAGGGCCTGCAGGTGCTCGGCTGGCGCGAGGTGCCCACCGACGACTCCTCCCTGGGCGCGCTCGCACGTGACGCCATGCCGACCTTCCGCCAGCTGTTCATCGCCGGCGCCACCGGCATGGACCTGGAGCGCAAGGCCTACGTGGTGCGCAAGCGCGCCGAGCACGAGCTCGGCACCAAGGGCCCGGGCCAGGACGGCCCCGGCCGCGAGACGGTGTACTTCCCGAGCCTGTCCGGTCAGACCTTCGTCTACAAGGGCATGCTGACCACCCCGCAGCTCAAGGCGTTCTACCTGGACCTGCAGGACGAGCGCATGACCAGCGCGCTGGGCATCGTGCACTCCCGCTTCTCCACCAACACGTTCCCGTCCTGGCCGCTGGCCCACCCGTTCCGGCGGATCGCCCACAACGGCGAGATCAACACCGTCACCGGCAACGAGAACTGGATGCGCGCCCGCGAGGCGCTGATCCGCACCGACCTGTTCGGTGCCGACGGGCTCGACAAGATCGTTCCCGTCTGTACCCCCGGCGCGTCGGACACCGCTCGGTTCGACGAGGTGCTCGAACTGCTGCACCTCGGCGGCCGCAGCCTGCCGCACGCCGTGCTGATGATGATCCCCGAGGCGTGGGAACGCCACGAGTCGATGGATCCCGCCCGTCGTGCCTTTTACGAGTTCCACGACTCGCTGATGGAGCCCTGGGACGGCCCCGCCTCGGTGTGCTTCACCGACGGCACCGTCATCGGCGCCGTGCTGGACCGCAACGGGCTGCGCCCCTCCCGCATCTGGGTGACCGACGACGGCCTCGTCGTGATGGCGTCGGAAGCCGGCGTGCTGCCGCTCGACCCCGCCACCGTCGTCAAGAAGCTGCGGCTGCAGCCCGGCCGGATGTTCCTGGTGGACACCGCCCAGGGCCGCATCGTCTCCGACGAGGAGATCAAGTCTCAGCTCGCCAGCGAGCAGCCCTACCAGGAATGGATCGAGGCGGGCCTGTTCCCCCTCGACGAGCTGCCGCCGGGTGACTACGTCCGGATGCCGCACCACCGCGTGGTGCTGCGCCAGCAGATCTTCGGCTACACCTACGAGGAGCTGAACCTGCTGGTGGCGCCCATGGCGCGCACCGGCGCCGAGGCGCTGGGTTCGATGGGCACCGACACCCCGGTCGCCATCCTCTCGGCTCGGCCGCGAATGCTGTTCGACTACTTCCAGCAGCTGTTCGCCCAGGTCACCAACCCGCCGCTGGACGCCATCCGCGAAGAGGTGGTCACCAGCCTGCAGGGCGTGATCGGGCCCGAGGGCGACCTGCTCAACCCGGGGCCCGAATCGTGCCGGCAGATCGTGCTCCCGCAGCCGATCCTGCGCAACGCCGACCTGTCCAAGCTGATCTGCGTCGACCCCGACCACGAGGTCCGGGGCCACAAGCACGGCATGCGCGCCGCGGTGATCCGCTGTCTGTACCCCGTCAACCGTGGCGGCCAGGGTCTCAAGGAAGCACTGGACAACGTCCGCGCCAAGGTGTCGGAGGCGATCCGCGAGGGCGCCCGCATCATCGTGCTGTCCGACCGCGAGTCCAACGAGACCATGGCGCCGATCCCGTCGCTGCTGTCCGTGGCCGCCGTGCACCACCACCTGGTCCGCGAGCGCACCCGCACCAAGGTCGGCCTGGTGGTCGAGGCCGGTGACGCCCGCGAGGTGCACCACATGGCCATGCTGTGCGGCTTCGGTGCCGCCGCGATCAACCCGTACATGGCCTTCGAGTCCATCGAGGACATGGTCGACCGCGGCGTCATCGCCGGGATCACCAGTGACCAGGCCAAGGCCAACTACGTCAAGGCCGCAGGCAAGGGCGTGCTCAAGGTGATGTCCAAGATGGGCATCTCCACCCTGGCCTCCTACACCGGTGCCCAGCTGTTCCAGGCCATCGGCATCTCCCAGGAAGTGCTTGACCAGTACTTCACCGGGCTGAGCTGCCCGGTGGGCGGCATCGACCTCGACGACATCGCCGCCGACGTCGCCGCCCGCCACTCGCTGGCCTACCTGGACCGCCCCGACGAGCGCGCCCACCGCGAGCTAGAGGTCGGCGGCGAATACCAGTGGCGCCGTGAGGGCGAGTACCACCTGTTCAACCCGGACACGGTGTTCAAGCTCCAGCATTCGACTCGCACCGGCCAGTACTCGATCTTCAAGGAGTACACCGCGCTGGTCGACGACCAGAGTGAGCGGATGGCCTCGCTGCGCGGTCTGCTGAAGTTCAAGGACGCCGACGACACCGGGCGGAAGGCGATCTCGATCGACGAGGTCGAGCCGGCGTCCGAGATCGTCAAGCGCTTCTCGACCGGCGCGATGAGCTACGGCTCGATCTCGGCCGAGGCGCACGAGACCTTGGCCATCGCGATGAACCGCCTCGGCGCCCGGTCCAACTCGGGCGAGGGCGGCGAGAGCGTCAACCGCTTCGAACCCGAGGCCAACGGCGACTGGCGCCGCAGCGCCATCAAGCAGGTGGCCTCCGGCCGGTTCGGCGTGACCAGCCACTACCTGACCAACTGCTCTGACATCCAGATCAAGATGGCCCAGGGTGCGAAACCTGGTGAGGGCGGCCAGCTTCCGGGGCACAAGGTGTACCCGTGGGTGGCCGAGGTGCGGCACTCGACCCCGGGTGTCGGCCTGATCTCGCCGCCGCCGCACCACGACATCTACTCCATCGAGGATCTGGCACAGCTGATCCACGACCTGAAGAACGCCAACCCGGCGGCCCGCGTGCACGTGAAGCTGGTGTCGGAGAACGGTGTGGGAACGGTCGCCGCGGGCGTCTCCAAGGCGCACGCCGACGTGGTGCTGATCTCCGGCCACGACGGCGGTACCGGTGCCACCCCGCTCACCTCGATGAAGCATGCCGGCGCCCCGTGGGAGCTGGGCCTGGCCGAGACGCAGCAGACCCTGCTGCTCAACGGCCTGCGTGACCGGATCGTGGTCCAGGTCGACGGTCAGCTCAAGACCGGCCGCGACGTGGTGATCGCCGCACTGCTCGGCGCCGAGGAATTCGGTTTCGCCACGGCGCCGCTGGTGGTCTCGGGCTGCATCATGATGCGTGTCTGCCACCTCGACACCTGCCCGGTGGGTGTGGCCACCCAGAACCCGGTGCTGCGTGAGCGGTTCAACGGCAAGCCCGAGTTCGTCGAGAACTTCTTCATGTTCATCGCCGAAGAAGTCCGGGAACTCATGGCGCAGTTGGGCTTCCGCACGATCAACGAGATGGTCGGCCAGGTCGGCGCACTGGACACCACCCAGGCCGCCAAGCACTGGAAGGCCCACAAGCTGGACCTGACGCCGGTGCTCTACGAGCCCGAGTCGGCGTTCATGAACCAGGACCTGTACTGCAGCTCGCGTCAGGACCACGGCCTGGACAAGGCGCTGGATCAGCAGCTGATCACCCAGAGCCGCGACGCCCTCGACAAGGGCACCCCGGTGCGATTCGCCGCCAAGATCACCAACGTCAACCGCACGGTGGGCACCATGCTCGGCCACGAGGTCACCAAGGCCTATGGCGGACAGGGCCTTCCAGACGGCACGATCGACATCACCTTCGACGGGTCGGCCGGTAACAGCTTCGGTGCGTTCGTGCCCAAGGGCATCACGCTGCGGGTCTACGGCGACGCCAACGACTACGTCGGCAAGGGCCTGTCCGGTGGCCGGATCGTGGTCCGTCCGGCCGACGAGGCGCCGGCCGGCTTCGCCGCCGAGGACAACATCATCGCCGGCAACGTGGTGCTGTTCGGCGCCACCAGCGGCGAGGCGTTCCTGCGCGGCCAGGTCGGCGAGCGGTTCGCGGTGCGTAACTCCGGCGCCCACGCGGTCGTCGAGGGTGTCGGCGACCACGGCTGCGAGTACATGACCGGCGGCAAGGTCGTCATCCTCGGACCCACCGGCCGCAACTTCGCGGCAGGCATGTCCGGCGGTGTCGCCTACGT
This genomic window from Mycolicibacterium neworleansense contains:
- the gltB gene encoding glutamate synthase large subunit: MAPSKVGLYNPAYEHDACGVAMVADIHGRRSRDIVDKAITALVNLEHRGAQGAEPNTGDGAGILLQVPDSFLREVVDFQLPEPGSYATGMAFLPQSSRDAAAAAEAVEKIVEAEGLQVLGWREVPTDDSSLGALARDAMPTFRQLFIAGATGMDLERKAYVVRKRAEHELGTKGPGQDGPGRETVYFPSLSGQTFVYKGMLTTPQLKAFYLDLQDERMTSALGIVHSRFSTNTFPSWPLAHPFRRIAHNGEINTVTGNENWMRAREALIRTDLFGADGLDKIVPVCTPGASDTARFDEVLELLHLGGRSLPHAVLMMIPEAWERHESMDPARRAFYEFHDSLMEPWDGPASVCFTDGTVIGAVLDRNGLRPSRIWVTDDGLVVMASEAGVLPLDPATVVKKLRLQPGRMFLVDTAQGRIVSDEEIKSQLASEQPYQEWIEAGLFPLDELPPGDYVRMPHHRVVLRQQIFGYTYEELNLLVAPMARTGAEALGSMGTDTPVAILSARPRMLFDYFQQLFAQVTNPPLDAIREEVVTSLQGVIGPEGDLLNPGPESCRQIVLPQPILRNADLSKLICVDPDHEVRGHKHGMRAAVIRCLYPVNRGGQGLKEALDNVRAKVSEAIREGARIIVLSDRESNETMAPIPSLLSVAAVHHHLVRERTRTKVGLVVEAGDAREVHHMAMLCGFGAAAINPYMAFESIEDMVDRGVIAGITSDQAKANYVKAAGKGVLKVMSKMGISTLASYTGAQLFQAIGISQEVLDQYFTGLSCPVGGIDLDDIAADVAARHSLAYLDRPDERAHRELEVGGEYQWRREGEYHLFNPDTVFKLQHSTRTGQYSIFKEYTALVDDQSERMASLRGLLKFKDADDTGRKAISIDEVEPASEIVKRFSTGAMSYGSISAEAHETLAIAMNRLGARSNSGEGGESVNRFEPEANGDWRRSAIKQVASGRFGVTSHYLTNCSDIQIKMAQGAKPGEGGQLPGHKVYPWVAEVRHSTPGVGLISPPPHHDIYSIEDLAQLIHDLKNANPAARVHVKLVSENGVGTVAAGVSKAHADVVLISGHDGGTGATPLTSMKHAGAPWELGLAETQQTLLLNGLRDRIVVQVDGQLKTGRDVVIAALLGAEEFGFATAPLVVSGCIMMRVCHLDTCPVGVATQNPVLRERFNGKPEFVENFFMFIAEEVRELMAQLGFRTINEMVGQVGALDTTQAAKHWKAHKLDLTPVLYEPESAFMNQDLYCSSRQDHGLDKALDQQLITQSRDALDKGTPVRFAAKITNVNRTVGTMLGHEVTKAYGGQGLPDGTIDITFDGSAGNSFGAFVPKGITLRVYGDANDYVGKGLSGGRIVVRPADEAPAGFAAEDNIIAGNVVLFGATSGEAFLRGQVGERFAVRNSGAHAVVEGVGDHGCEYMTGGKVVILGPTGRNFAAGMSGGVAYVYDPAGALGENLNTEMVELEALGPADAEDTVWLHDFIAAHVDATDSAVGQRVLSDWDDELKHFVKVMPRDYKRVLAAIAEAERAGENVNEAIMAAANG